One genomic region from Carettochelys insculpta isolate YL-2023 chromosome 4, ASM3395843v1, whole genome shotgun sequence encodes:
- the LOC142011987 gene encoding ADP-ribosyl cyclase/cyclic ADP-ribose hydrolase 1-like isoform X2, translating to MVLIVTIIIVLAAVLAYGRKETSMQLLQWKGRGTTKNLQEVFLGRCYNYITTVKPELRDKDCQKIWATMQNAFVYKNPCNITTEDYQPLLDLASHPVPCNKSLFWSKTNDLVHRYTKTNHNFLTLEDTLLGYVADGVSWCGSRFSPGINYESCPKWSECENNPNTVYWKMASKMFAEAACGTVQVMLNGSIDGAFNNNSMFGSVEIFNLNPHKVSSVRIWLMYNIGGPQRESCTGRSITSLKTILEERNLSVSCEDNYRPVQLLQCASDPDHADCRLCTNSIQ from the exons ATGGTCCTGATAGTGACAATCATCATtgtgctggctgctgtgctggcCTATGGAAGGAAAGAGACTAGCATGCAGCTGCTACAGTGGAAAGGCAGAGGGACCACTAAAAATTTGCAAGAAGTCTTCCTTGGGCGGTGTTATAACTACATCACTACAGTGAAGCCTGAGCTGAG AGACAAGGATTGCCAAAAAATATGGGCAACAATGCAAAACGCATTCGTTTACAAGAACCCATGTAATATTACAACAGAAGATTATCAGCCGTTACTGGATTTGGCGAGTCATCCTGTTCCCTGTAACAAG TCTTTATTTTGGAGCAAGACAAATGACCTTGTTCATCGTTATACAAAAACTAATCACAATTTCCTCACTCTGGAGGACACCTTGCTGGGCTATGTGGCTGATGGGGTTTCATGGTGTGGGAGCCGTTTTAGTCCAG GCATTAACTATGAATCTTGTCCAAAGTGGAGTGAATGTGAGAACAACCCTAATACTGTGTACTGGAAAATGGCATCCAAGATG tttgcagaagcagCATGTGGTACAGTTCAAGTGATGCTCAATGGATCAATAGATGGAGCATTCAACAATAACAG CATGTTTGGAAGTGTTGAGATCTTTAACTTAAACCCGCACAAAGTTTCTTCAGTACGCATTTGGCTGATGTATAACATCGGTGGACCTCAAAG GGAGTCCTGCACAGGTCGCTCCATAACAAGCTTAAAAACCATCTTAGAGGAACGAAACTTGAGTGTCTCCTGTGAGGACAATTATAG
- the LOC142011987 gene encoding ADP-ribosyl cyclase/cyclic ADP-ribose hydrolase 1-like isoform X1, which translates to MPSRIRQRSSRTRQRTILLACTMVLIVTIIIVLAAVLAYGRKETSMQLLQWKGRGTTKNLQEVFLGRCYNYITTVKPELRDKDCQKIWATMQNAFVYKNPCNITTEDYQPLLDLASHPVPCNKSLFWSKTNDLVHRYTKTNHNFLTLEDTLLGYVADGVSWCGSRFSPGINYESCPKWSECENNPNTVYWKMASKMFAEAACGTVQVMLNGSIDGAFNNNSMFGSVEIFNLNPHKVSSVRIWLMYNIGGPQRESCTGRSITSLKTILEERNLSVSCEDNYRPVQLLQCASDPDHADCRLCTNSIQ; encoded by the exons ATGCCATCACGGATACGCCAGAG GTCCTCCAGGACCCGGCAGCGTACAATCCTTTTAGCATGCACCATGGTCCTGATAGTGACAATCATCATtgtgctggctgctgtgctggcCTATGGAAGGAAAGAGACTAGCATGCAGCTGCTACAGTGGAAAGGCAGAGGGACCACTAAAAATTTGCAAGAAGTCTTCCTTGGGCGGTGTTATAACTACATCACTACAGTGAAGCCTGAGCTGAG AGACAAGGATTGCCAAAAAATATGGGCAACAATGCAAAACGCATTCGTTTACAAGAACCCATGTAATATTACAACAGAAGATTATCAGCCGTTACTGGATTTGGCGAGTCATCCTGTTCCCTGTAACAAG TCTTTATTTTGGAGCAAGACAAATGACCTTGTTCATCGTTATACAAAAACTAATCACAATTTCCTCACTCTGGAGGACACCTTGCTGGGCTATGTGGCTGATGGGGTTTCATGGTGTGGGAGCCGTTTTAGTCCAG GCATTAACTATGAATCTTGTCCAAAGTGGAGTGAATGTGAGAACAACCCTAATACTGTGTACTGGAAAATGGCATCCAAGATG tttgcagaagcagCATGTGGTACAGTTCAAGTGATGCTCAATGGATCAATAGATGGAGCATTCAACAATAACAG CATGTTTGGAAGTGTTGAGATCTTTAACTTAAACCCGCACAAAGTTTCTTCAGTACGCATTTGGCTGATGTATAACATCGGTGGACCTCAAAG GGAGTCCTGCACAGGTCGCTCCATAACAAGCTTAAAAACCATCTTAGAGGAACGAAACTTGAGTGTCTCCTGTGAGGACAATTATAG